The proteins below are encoded in one region of Micromonospora pisi:
- a CDS encoding helix-turn-helix domain-containing protein gives MSSNQTGNDRGALGARLRELRAREGISGVNLAGRLGWVQSKISRIETGRQLPTEDDVRAWGAAVRLDDALVDELLRQLRELRGEHIAWRRGASDTAQSGTQRSMMELAAEATLIRNFELGVVPGLLQTADYARVRLAENIEFHGAPADDLEEALLLRIQRQQVLYDSSKQFRFLVTESVLRMSLCPVDVMRGQLDRLTALIGLNNLELGVIPVDARLPLAPLHGFVMFDDTITVETWAEEQTWQTSVDAERFGRIFDRLGEVARHGEEARDIIHATLAGLAGPEQ, from the coding sequence ATGTCCAGCAACCAGACCGGCAACGATCGTGGGGCGCTAGGGGCGAGACTGCGGGAACTGCGTGCCCGCGAGGGCATCTCCGGCGTCAACCTGGCGGGCCGGCTGGGCTGGGTCCAGTCGAAGATATCCCGGATCGAGACCGGTCGGCAGCTACCGACCGAGGACGACGTACGTGCCTGGGGTGCCGCCGTACGGCTCGACGACGCCCTGGTCGACGAGTTGCTGCGGCAGCTCCGGGAGCTGCGTGGCGAACACATCGCGTGGCGGCGCGGGGCGAGCGACACCGCCCAGTCCGGCACCCAACGCTCCATGATGGAGCTTGCCGCCGAGGCGACCCTGATCCGCAACTTCGAACTGGGCGTGGTGCCCGGCCTGCTCCAGACCGCCGACTACGCCCGGGTACGCCTCGCCGAGAACATCGAGTTCCACGGCGCCCCCGCCGACGACCTGGAGGAGGCGCTGCTGCTCCGGATACAGCGGCAGCAGGTGCTCTACGACTCCAGCAAGCAGTTCCGGTTCCTGGTGACCGAGTCCGTACTGCGGATGTCGCTCTGTCCGGTCGACGTGATGCGCGGGCAACTCGACCGGCTCACCGCGCTGATCGGCCTGAACAACCTGGAGCTGGGCGTCATCCCGGTCGACGCCCGCCTCCCGCTCGCCCCGCTGCACGGCTTTGTCATGTTCGACGACACCATCACCGTGGAGACCTGGGCCGAGGAGCAGACCTGGCAGACCTCGGTCGACGCGGAACGGTTCGGCCGGATCTTCGACCGGTTGGGCGAGGTGGCCCGGCACGGTGAGGAGGCGCGCGACATCATCCACGCCAC
- a CDS encoding L-dopachrome tautomerase-related protein: protein MIGLPTENDPRLEATYRSDRAWSGVTTSGDGRVFVSFPNADRPGVQVAELSASGQIVPYPDQAWNMPHSGAEATEAFVQVNGLRIGPDGRLWIIDAGAPGVGSPAVPGGARLIVVNLSTDTVSDIYDLGPITKPRSYLDDLRFNGNHIYLTDAGEPGLIVLDLSTGELRRLLDDHPSVADQRPMYADGQLLRTPDGSEARVHADQLEVSPDGRQLYYQPTSGPMSRIATRWLDDPLVTPGELADQVETWLDTPTTGGTAIDANGVIYLNDANQRRILSITAEREVETLVADPRLVWADAMWLDGAGDLWIPVPQLNRSAEFNGGEQAIEYPVWIYKMHVGAIPAANDHR, encoded by the coding sequence ATGATCGGGCTACCGACCGAGAACGACCCTCGACTGGAGGCCACCTACCGCTCCGACCGCGCCTGGAGCGGCGTGACCACAAGCGGCGACGGGCGGGTCTTCGTCAGCTTCCCCAACGCCGACCGCCCCGGCGTCCAGGTTGCCGAACTCAGCGCGTCCGGACAGATCGTGCCCTACCCGGACCAGGCGTGGAACATGCCCCACTCAGGGGCCGAGGCCACGGAGGCCTTCGTACAGGTCAACGGGTTGCGGATCGGCCCGGACGGGCGACTTTGGATCATCGACGCGGGCGCACCAGGCGTCGGCAGCCCGGCCGTGCCGGGTGGGGCCCGCCTGATCGTGGTCAACCTCAGTACCGACACCGTGAGCGACATCTACGACCTCGGGCCGATCACCAAGCCCCGCAGTTACCTCGATGACCTGCGGTTCAACGGCAACCACATCTACCTCACCGACGCGGGCGAACCGGGACTGATCGTGCTGGACCTCTCCACCGGTGAACTGCGTCGGTTGCTCGACGACCACCCCAGCGTGGCGGACCAACGCCCGATGTACGCGGACGGCCAGCTGTTGCGTACGCCCGACGGGAGCGAGGCACGGGTCCACGCCGACCAACTGGAGGTCTCCCCGGACGGCCGGCAGCTCTACTACCAGCCGACGTCCGGACCGATGTCCCGGATCGCCACCCGGTGGCTGGACGATCCGCTGGTCACCCCCGGCGAGTTGGCCGATCAGGTCGAGACGTGGCTGGACACACCGACCACCGGCGGGACCGCGATCGACGCGAACGGTGTCATCTACCTCAACGACGCCAACCAGCGACGCATCCTGTCGATCACCGCGGAGCGGGAGGTGGAGACGCTGGTCGCGGACCCCCGGCTGGTCTGGGCGGACGCGATGTGGCTCGACGGTGCGGGCGACCTCTGGATCCCGGTGCCGCAGCTCAACCGCAGTGCGGAATTCAACGGCGGCGAGCAGGCGATCGAATATCCGGTATGGATCTACAAGATGCACGTGGGGGCGATCCCCGCCGCCAACGACCACCGCTGA